The region ATCTAACCTGGTTGTAATTTGATTGAATATCCCTGTTTTTGAGaagctgttttttgttcttatgactgtttttttccttctttctttttaatttccctGATATGAGAAAGAGTAGTTGCTGTCATGTCATGTAATGGCTACAGGGAAATCTTGTTCAGATGGTTACATGATTGTATTTCTAAAGTggaaaatttcaataaaaatattttggtaaaaaaaaacatcaatctgAAAACAAGGATGAGAAAATTACCACTTATTTTTAGTCTATTTTTGTAGTTCAAATTTCTCAGTTCACTTGAGATAAGGAAAAACTGAGCTTCTTGTTTTGAATCAATTCctcaatattaatgaaaaagttttgtttcattggTTGATTATTTAAGTTATAAGAGGGGAAAATGTTTGgatattagtgaaataatctgtcaatggaacaAAAACTCTTcaagtttctttaaaacaatgaGATGTTAAAGTTCCTCTGTATGCAGATGAGAGCATCAATCAGTTTCTGTTCTGTGATTGGTGGCTTTCTTTCTAGCAGGAAGTTGTGAAAAgagtttaaaagctgctgcaggactgcagacattcacaggaagctggaccagcaatggctctgctgaaggttctgctgctgctggggctggGTGAGTCGGAGACACTTCCACTGGTTCCAGTgaggctgctgctctctgtgactCTCAAACTTCCCTCTGATTCTGTTTCAGACTGAAACTTCTTTGCATATAAACTGTGatgctttttaatctttaactgTTTATCCGTTTTCTGTTCCAGCAGCCATGTTTGCTCCTGATTTCTGAGTAAAgtcctcctgtttcttcttcaggtgtttcagtgaactcagatgtttctctgcagaagagAATCATTGGAGGTCAAAACTGTCCTGACACGGAGCGTCTTTATCATGTTCGGCTGGAGAACATCAAGGGTAATGAAAAAATCCGCTGTGGAGGATCTCTGATCCACCCTCAGTGGATCCTGACTGCAGCTCACTGCTGGAAGTTGGAGCCAGGATGGTAGGAAAGAAACATGAAGacagttttatctgcagattatcaggttttctgtctgttcATTATAATCTAACCTTTTCTGCAGGACTAACATAGCAGTGTTAAAAGTTCATCCACGGACTGTTATGCTGCAGTATCGGGTAATCCGACCCACTCCTGTGATTTACGACCCGGGCCATGACATCATGTTGCTGAAGCTTCAGACACCAGTAACAGATGTCCCAGTTGCTCGGCTACCAGACTGCAGTTATCGTCTTAAAGCGTAAGTCTTTCtctgatcaaaaacatgacttcaggttttctgtcttcACTCCTCCagtcctgctgcctctgctttcagcacacctgagtcagGTAATCAGgcaaccagcagaaccagaacccgtttagctcaggtgtgttggaccagagacatGTAAAGGACACAGAACACACTGAGGACTGGAGGTGGACACTCCTGTGTCAATGGATGAAGCCCTTCATGgattcattttctgttctgtcagGTTTTGCGGTGTgagtggtggtgaggcagaggcagcaaaCCCAGGTAGCGATAAAGTAGATGATTTAATAAGATGCAAATTCAAAAGTCCAGAACACAGAAGCAGAGAGCAATGATCACTACAGGTGACAACTGAAAACTAGATAGACACGacaaggaacaaagaacacaggtggggttaaatacagagagtaatcaaggagacaagaaacacctggaaacgatcaaggggagacaggacaacacggagactcagagacacagaaactcaaaataaacacagataaggAACAGAGCCCGACACTTTAATTGTTCTTCATAACAATTAATTTTctactttgtatttttacattttattcttattgtgttttagaTTTGATACAGTTCAGCTGGCAGGAGAGGGCGCAACGACAACCGGCCCCAATAATCAGCGATGTGAGAGAAATATTGaagttatgagaataaaatcttcGTTTCTGTCTCTACAGAGAAGGTTGAGGGAAGAACAAGTTAATGATTCTCTTGTTTCTCTGCAGTAACCCCCCCGCTGCTATTCCAGCACATCTTCAGTGTGTCAACATGAAAGTTGTTGGTGTTTCCCTCTTCAAGCACAGTCATGGGTTTATATTCCATGCTGAGGCACCGAACAAGGATGTCTGCTATGTAAGTTTGTTTCTTGAATATCTCTCTGCAGTGATTAGaagacttttctgttttacaacataaCTAAATATATTGATACAAATATTTCTACAGGGTGACACTGGTGGAGCAGCGATGTACAACGACAAGATTTATGGTGTGATTTCTTTTGGTGAAGAACGCTATGCATGTCAGAGACCAGCCTCAATTTTGGATGTGTGTGAATACAAGAGGTGGataagaagaagaactggtcttcaataaaaatacataaactatcatgaaataaaatccttataacattttctttcacatgtAATTTTATCTTCATCAGTTTGATCCACATGTTTGTAGAATTTGAATAAAtcaatagtttagttttttttcacctgATCTTGACCTCCCTAATGGAGCTTTCTCTTCacctcagaaatgaaaaataaatcaataaatgaatgaaaaagaaacatttcttggCTGATCATCTTTATATTCATGGTTCAGTTTGTTCATTTGATATTTTCCCTGAACTGAGTCTAAAAACGTGACATGagttttaaatcacatgaagaGGAACAccagaagtaatttatttattcagtttttgtctttattttacatcagaaatgaaCATGCAGCATCtaaactctgcagctctggagtTACTCTTCCTGATTTATTTCTAGAGAACTTTAAACTGCAACAGGACCAAAGAGCTGTGCAGAAAATTAATGAAACAGAAGTAACATAATACACTttgcaaataataaaatcctaataatttaaaaataaacatttttaatagagatacaaagaaataaaaagctaaataattaaaaacattttaaaagtcaatCTGGAATGAAAGACGttctaagaaaatatttaaaaacacgtCAAACTAATTAATGGTAGCTTCTGGTTGCCacaaatttgacataaaaattattgaaaacgTTCCTGTTTTGCAGTTAAAGTGTCATTgctgatttataatttttaaatttagaatgATTTGTTGTGTTACATAAAGCTATAAAAAAGAATTATCTTAAACACATTAagagaaacattaaaatctaaattacatggtaataatgtaaaacttttcagaaattacaatttgattttcaaaaatttATACATGACAGAAGTTCTTTGTAAATTTTATAGCACATCTGGAAtacaagtttttatttgaaattatacaCAAACATCTGATCCCCACAAACTCTTTTTTTCGCACATTAATAAGTTGTCTGACAGTCATAGCACACCATTCAAAATGTGTAACCAAACAGCACAGGTCATTGAACCTGAAATGACATCATAAAGCTTATTAATATGCTATTTAcgaatatatatacacacacacactaccaTAAAAGAGGACAGATTGATGGGGAGCACAGGTAGTCAGAACAACAATCAAGACGATTCtttgcattttacaaaataaacttcctaattaaatccaaaatgcactatttattcttaatttttttctccctcttctgaatggattaaataaaatttaacaacaTTGTCATTCTCAAAAGACGACTGCTACAGTTTTAGATTGATAATCTAAAACTGTCCCAACCATTTTTTGGGCTCCAggatgtctggaggcccctaccagcagctactgaattttctttttcttgatttctcagtcttataattctagatctcagAGGTGCTAACATAGAAAAATGACATAGAGTTAACCCCTCTGAGCTTTTTTGATCTTTAAAGCAGGCTGCAGCCAAGTTGTTATAGAGGATAAACAGTCAGATATTATTAgggtttatttagtaaaatagaagtaaatttacttatttcataacttcataaccagagaccttctctcctctggtctgtttaacaacttcagtctcagatcagctcagccctccaggactgtcagcagcagaaacagcaacattaaaCCTATCAGGGAAACataaactgcatttgctttgcattgtccccaAATGATGACAATGATATAGTATGATCTGATTAAATATTAGATTCTTGactaatatgggttgttgctatgttgttgtacgatgttttaagatatttttcaaTGTTCTGCGTTTTAACTATGAGCCCCCGCCCCTCCACAGGTCTCTGCATGGCCCTGTGTCAGCGTGCAGCCGTGTACATGTcagcagataaaacagagaaaagacaaagagtcCTTTTGTCCATAACAGAGTGTTCCTTATGAATTTCTTGTAACATTTCTTGTCTATAAGTTCACAAGATTCATAGTTTCTTTTACAAAGGACATTTTAGTTCCATTAgtcttgttgtttttcacaatgtATCATcaggactttttttctttttttagtatttatgtTTGTCCTAAACTTGATCTTTGTTAGCACATTAGCTCCACTTTATGCCAAACTAACTTTTAGCCACATAAAACAGATGGTTTTTTTCAATTAGCGGATGACTATGTAATCATGTCTCTAATTAGTCAAATCACAGACTGTTACTCCCCAGGTTGTCTTGTTACTCCACGCCACTGATACTCATCCCTTCTCCCTGGTTTCCTCACGGTTTCTTTGTGTCTCTGGTTtgggtttatttctgtttgttggactttgaatttttttgtaagtttgatTGTTAATTAAATCTACAACAGAACTTTTACGTCTCTGTGGCGGCGACCTGTTCTACGTGTACCCTGCATGTTGCCCTCGAAATAtcttgctggagataggcaacGGCATCTGTCCTGACCCCACTGGAGACAagagtgtaagaaaatggatggctGGCTAGCATGAAGACTAGAATGGAGGCTAGATCTCCCACACTTTGAAAACCTCTGGGCTTCACTGAAGatgaagttttatattttgttatttattatgtAATGATTGATTGGaacatgtcatgtttatttcaAGGCTGATTGAGAGtaacatttgcttttgtttaatattttaaatgtggcACAGTTTAAGTCTTTTGCTaacaaaatgtgtcactttgACTTTAAGTGCTGCTGTTCAGCCTCTTGTGTTCACAAATGTATCAAAGCAAtcaagaaaaacagtaaaagcaaaGAATCATGGGTGATGAAAGAGGTCTGTGTctttaataaaaagaatcaCATTGGTTAAAATTTTAccatagttttcttttaaatgtgttttaaaaatctgaattgttttcatttaattaggTGAATTTCTGTGAGTTGAAATTTTTGGTTGTAATTTTGCatttacaacaaatgcaaaTGCTCTTTACCACCCAACACTgtaatattgttctttttcaaaataaaagaagcaaacCCTTTTCTGTTTATAGAGGATCATTTTCACAGCTcatcaataaacaaaatgattctAGTCTATAGTCAAAGGCAGATGTGAATTATTGTAAACAGGAAACCAAAcagttttctcttaaaaaaacatcaatctgAAAACAAGGACGAGTCGctcttttttcagaaaattaagtttttttcatCAAGTTTGCAATCAAGTTTTCTCTTGAGCAAAACTCACTGCAAGcttgtgcactgcaaaaacagaaaatttccCTGTAGCGAAGGTTCTACGTTTTAAACTTGAGGCTGGTGGAATGTTTACACTCCTGTGTGTCAATCAGAACAAACTGAGGAGGGGATTTCCTGCTTGAGAATCTCCTTTATTTCGTTGTTACAGCAGTAGTACAGATGTGCAGCAGAAGATAGGCTTGGAGTTGGAGATGTATGGATGTGGAGGTGAGGTGATGTGATCTAAATcagaacagaaataaagccCACGTTAATTCACCTTACACATTATGAAGTACAAGTTGCTGCAGTGACATCTGCTGGCCAAAACTGTCTACACGTATATAGAATGCCTCAACCGATAGCTAACAGGCTAACCCACGTGGAGTTAGTAAAAGGTCGCATTAAACCGGAGACTCTTACGAGTACAACATCAACATGTAATACAGACGGAACTACTAAATGAACTGCCTTGGTACATTTAACAGCAATTACTCACAGGAAGTCAAAAACGCACATCGACCTCAACCGAAACCGTAAGCAGCAGCTGCGTGTCTCCACTCCCAGAGCTATAATGCCTCTGCGGCTGCTGAATGTGCTATAACAAACTGACCACTCGGTGGCGCACCTCCCTCCCTCAGTCCAAAGTAATCAACACCCGAGCCTTTGTAACATTCCCAATTATGTTTAGTCTATTTTCTACTGCAAATCTCTCAGTTCATTTGagataaagcaaaactaacttagaagaaACTTTGAGGCAAAATATGTTAActgcttgttttgagtcaattccttaatattgatgaagaagttATTGTTTCATTTGCTGATTAGTCAAGTTATAATAGggagaaatgttttgttattaatgaaataatctgtcaatggaacaAAAACTCTTTTCAAGTTTCTTTAGAACGATGAGATGTTAAAGTTTCTCTGCATGCAGATGACAGCATCAATCAGTTTCTGTTCTGTGATTGGTGGCTTTCTTTCTAGCAGGAAGTTGTACACAGtgtttaaaagctgctgcaggactgcagacattcacaggaagctggaccagcaatggctctgctgaaggttctgctgctaCTGGGGCTGGGTGAGTCGGaaacactggaaacactggAGACACTGGACACACTTCCACTGGTTCCAGTaaggctgctgctctctgtgatTCTCAAacttctctctgtttctgtttcaggctgaaacttctttgcatataaactgtgatgctttttaatctttaactgTTTATCCTTTCTCTGTTCTTGCTGCCATGTTTGCACCTGATTTCTGAGTAAagtcctcctttttcttcttcaggtgtttcagtgatctcagatgtttctctgcagaagagAATTATTGGAGGTTATGACTGTCATCACACGGAGCGTCTTTATCATGTTCGACTGGAGAGCAGCAATGGTACTCATATGAGCCGCTGTGGAGGATCTCTGATCCACCCTCAGTGGATCCTGACTGTAGCTCACTGCTGGAAGTCGGAGCCAAGATGGTAGGAAAGAGACATGAAGACAGTTTTATCTGCAAATGAtcaggttttctgtctgttcATTATAATCTAATATTTTATGCAGGACTAACAGAGCAGTGTTAAAAGTTCATCCACAGACTgttatacagtacatacagtcAATCCAACAAGCTCCTGTGATTTACGGCCCAGACCATGACATCATTTTGCTGAAGTTTCAGACACCAGTAACAGATGTCCCACTTCCTCGGCTACCAGACTGCAGGTATCGTCTTAGTAGGTAAGTTTTTCtctgatcaaaaacatgacttcaggttttctgtctccaCTCCTCCagtcctgctgcctctgcttcagcacacctgactCAGGTAATCAgccaccagcagaaccagaacccgtttagctcaggtgtgttggaccagagacacaTGTAAAGGACGTAGGACACACTGAGGACTGGAGGTGGACACTCCTGTGTCAATGGATGAAGTCCTTCATGgattcattttctgttctttcattgttcttcataataattaattttctactttatctttaatttttacactttattcttattgtgttttagaGGCGATGTTGTTCAGCTGGCAGGAGAGGGAGCAACAACAGCCGGCCCCAATAATCAGCGATGTGAGAGAAATATTGaagttatgagaataaaatctttgtttctgtctctacAGAGAAGGTCGAGTTAAGAACATTTTATGATTCCCATGTTTCTCTACAGTAACCCCCGATGCTGCTATTCCACCACATCTTCAATGTGTCGACATGGAAGTTGTTGTTGCTTCCCTCTCTATGCCGTTAAGTGGGTCTATAATCCGTGTTAAAGCACCAAACAAGGATATCTGTTATGTAAGTTTGTTTCTTGAATATCTCTCTGCAGCGATTAGaagacttttctgttttacaacataaataaatatattgatataAATTTTTCTACAGGGCGATGTTGGTGGAGCAGCGATGCTCGGCGACAAGATTTATGGTGTGATTTCTTTTGGTGGAGCAGATGCATGTCAGAGACCTGCAACAATCTTGGATGTGTGTGAATACAAGGAGTGGATTAGAAGAAAAACTGGTCTTAAATAAActatcatgaaataaaattctcatcAAATTTCCTCTcacatataattttataattgtatCTTCATCAGTTTGATCCACATGTTTGTAgaattagaataaataaatatatttgtttttctcacctgaTCTTGACCTCCATAATGGAACTTTCTCTGCacctcagaaatgaaaaataaatcaataaatgcatgaaaaagaaacatttcctggCTGATTGTCTTTACATTCATGGTTCAGTTTGTTCAGTTGATATTTTCCCTGAACTGAGTCTAAAAACGTTTCATGGGTTTTAAATCACATGAGGAGGAACAccagaagtaatttatttattcagtttttgtctttattttacatcagaaatgaaCATGCAGCATCtaaactctgcagctctggagtTACTCTTCCTGATTTATTTCTAGAGAACTTTAAACTCCAACAGGACCAAAGAGCTGtgcacaaaaataatgaaacagaagtcacataatacaattaacaaataataaacatcacatttttaataaaaatataaagtaaaaagttaattaaaaacaatttaaaagtgaaaatctgGAATGAAagaagtttaaagaaaatatttaaaaacaggtaAAACTAATAAACATATTATGTAAAACTTCTCAGAAATTACAATTTGGTTTTCAGACGTTTAAACATGACAGAAGTTCATTGTAAATTTTATCGTaacatctggaaaaaataaaaagatgtctGTAATAGGGGTTGCACCGACTACCCGACTAGTCAGTTCTTTACAATGTCTTTTTACGAGGCCAGTCGACTAGTCGCAATCACGTGGCAAAACTAATTTTTCcaagaaaatgaatgaaggcAAACTAGATAAGTTTGTCAGACATCTCAACttgtagaaaaatataaatattttaccaaagagaaacagaaaataccAGCAAGAGCTGCAGGAATAGGGGCATTGTGTGGCGCAGTGCTTAGGGCGGCGCCTCACATACAGAGACTGTAGACCGAGGTGGTCTAGAGACCGACTCCTGTCCTCGGTTATTTTGGCACATTCCTCACTGCCCCACTTCCCTcttcctgccacttcctgtcggattgctgtcaaataaaggcaactaGTGCCAAAAATTTCCTCATaaatagagagagaaagagagagagattttagagttttaaaaactcatttattcACTCAGTGGTGATCCACAGGAACACTTAACACAACTTAAtccaaaatccaggcagcacagatagAGCAGAATATTAAGAGCTCTCAATCATGTAGCAACAACTGACGACAGAACAGAAGCAAGACCAGACAGATACAACAAGGACCCGatgaggaacaaggaacacaggtgggattaaatacacagggagacaatcaggGGAAACAGAAGACAGGTGTCAATAATAAAGGGgtggacaggacaacacagagactccaCAAACTAaagacacacagaaaaactcaaatcacaACACTTTCCTtccaacagccatcaccatctggaataactctgaagaattaatgagttacaccaacatttaattttcctttgggattaataaagtggttttgaattagaattgaatttgaaaaaaaaaactgcgtGGAATAAGCAGGGCCGGTCTTAGGAGGGTGTGGGCCCCTGGGCTTGAGCCAACGTGGGGGCCCTACTTAATAAtggtctatctatctatctatctatctatctatctatctatctatctatctatctatctatctatctatctatctatctatctatctatctatctatctatctatctatctatctatctatctatctatctatctatctatctatctatctatctatctatctatctatctatctatctatctatctatctatctatctatctgccACTGTCCACCATGAGAGAAGGCTGTCCCAGCCACCAGGCCATCTCCCCATTCAAGTTTTACAATATTCACCCCATGGTTGCCAACTTAGTAACTTTTACGCTATATTTTGCACAAACACGcaaacacacccacatacacacaaatTCCAGTTAAGGTTTTTTAAAGATCGTTGATCGGCCAGAAAATTGCAATCGGTGCACCGCTGTTTACTATTTAAAATAGTGATCTGTCTGTAGAGTGGCTGATTAATGTAATGAATGTAAAGACCATTAcgacaaacaaaatgtatttggtagTTATTAAAGAAATACTTGAACATCTTGAATATGTCATATTTTACAGAATATTCCTAAGGAAGAAAAACGTGTCAATATTCTCTATTAATCTTCTATGTACagacacaaagattacaccatattgtagccatggtaacacaacaatcaaggCAATTCTTTgcattttacaaagtaaacatcttaattaaattctaaatgaaccatttattaggcccgagcagcaaagcgctgcgaaggcctattgtatctgtactgtttattattattaggcccgagcagcaaagcgctgcgaaggcctattgtatctgtactgtttattattattattaggcccgagcagcaaagcgctgcgaaggcctattgtatctgtactgtttattaggcccgagcagcaaagcgctgcgaaggcctattgtttctgtactgtttcttattattaggcccgagcagcaaagcgctgcgaaggcctattgtatctgtactgtttcttattattaggcccgagcagcaaagcgctgcgaaggcctattgtatctgtactgtttattattatttttcttccctacAAATGAATCGCccttttgggggctttatcatattcaaaaactcaccaaacttggcggacgCATACAGCGACGCTCAAATTTAcgtattttaaggtcgtcgcaaaaattgcaaaaaaaattgctcaacggcggcaactagcaattttcaacagacccattgctattcacttacttcatcgtagagacttgaaattcggtacagttgtagagcgcactaagacgctcagaatttacaagtaatgtcatagtgcaactatcacaggaagtcggccattttgtattgaaggtccattttttacctcgagtttgacgtttacagccttcgtatttgatcgaactcctcctagggatttcgattgatcggcttcaaactcggtcagtctgatcataaggcatgtctgatttaaagttatcaaattggtgagttttggagcatgttgaaggggggttagcaggggtcaaagttcacctacacgccatgaaacagaaaactcttatatttcctatacaaaaacacatagagggaccaaactttcagtgattggtcgtcatcgggtgtcctaagataccctgtggtgaaattttttttttacgtaggccacgccccctgagagcaggaagtgtaatgttttactgtgaacggtcgctatcttagccctttgacctaatcaacatgaaactttgtccagagacagaagacacgttggtgtgttgtggattccaaccccgaccggctgcgatgaagcaggtgggcgtggcggcgttgcgaacgccatcgaatttcgtttggctctaaattccacagtttcggggtgagctgctccaaactcactaggatggatccttatccatccccgaacaggaatccatagcgatatttggtgggcgtggcctaatttttctatagcgacccctagagtattttaaatgaacagccccaagccatgcttaaacctagaattacgaaacttggtacacatgtgtatcttgtcaggacgtacaaaaaagtctcttagagccatgctctaaacccaacaggaagtcggccattttgtattgaaggtccattttggacctcgagtttgacgtttacagcctttgcatttgatcgaactcctcctagggatttcgattgatcgacttcaaactcggtcagtctgatcataaggcatgtctgatttaaagttatcaaattggtgactgtatgagcttgctgaaggggggttaccaggggtcaaagttcacctactcgccatgaaacacgaaactcttatatttcctatacaaaaacacatagagggaccaaactttctgggattgatcgttatcgggttacctaaaataccctgtggtgaaattatttttttacgtaggccacgccccctgagaacaggaagtgtcatgttttactgtgaacggtcgttatcttagccctttgacctaatcaacatgaaactgtgtccagagacagaagacatgttggtgtgttgaggattccaaccccggccggctttgacatagcaggtgggcgtggcggcgtggcgaagtgacctgtaacgccgttgccatacgtttggctctgaattccacaatttcgggcccagctgctccaaactcagtaggatggatccttatgcacccaccgacaggaattcataacaaaatttggtgggcgtggcctaatttctctatagcgacccctagagtattttaaatgaacagccccaagccatgctttatcctagaattacgaaacttggtacatatgtgtatcttgtcgggacgtacaaaaaagtctcttagagccatgctctaaacccaacaggaagtcggccattttagattgaagttcatttgacctcgattttgacatttagagccttcgtatttgatcgaattcctgctagggatttcgattgatcggcttcaaactcggtcagtctgatcataaggcatgtctgatttaaagttatcaatatggtgagttttggagcatgttgaagcggggttagcagggctcaaagttcccctgtgatcgactgtgtaatatgtaattacaaaggggatcctttatcattccgtagtgcaatgctgccctctggtgtcgaattactgaaattactgaaatagtttcattatttcagtaattcgacaccagagggcagcattgccctacggaaagacagagttcaattttgtaatgtaggaaaaaattaaaaatttgtaattctactgtgaacggtcgatagcttctgcaccaaactttgcacgagtgaccctggcgggaccctgacgaccctatgtcatcatattatgacgtcatctaagcccc is a window of Xiphophorus maculatus strain JP 163 A chromosome 4, X_maculatus-5.0-male, whole genome shotgun sequence DNA encoding:
- the LOC106700008 gene encoding anionic trypsin-2-like → MALLKVLLLLGLGVSVNSDVSLQKRIIGGQNCPDTERLYHVRLENIKGNEKIRCGGSLIHPQWILTAAHCWKLEPGWTNIAVLKVHPRTVMLQYRVIRPTPVIYDPGHDIMLLKLQTPVTDVPVARLPDCSYRLKAFDTVQLAGEGATTTGPNNQRSHLQCVNMKVVGVSLFKHSHGFIFHAEAPNKDVCYGDTGGAAMYNDKIYGVISFGEERYACQRPASILDVCEYKRWIRRRTGLQ
- the LOC102234671 gene encoding anionic trypsin-2-like; its protein translation is MALLKVLLLLGLGVSVISDVSLQKRIIGGYDCHHTERLYHVRLESSNGTHMSRCGGSLIHPQWILTVAHCWKSEPRWTNRAVLKVHPQTVIQYIQSIQQAPVIYGPDHDIILLKFQTPVTDVPLPRLPDCRYRLSRGDVVQLAGEGATTAGPNNQRLTPDAAIPPHLQCVDMEVVVASLSMPLSGSIIRVKAPNKDICYGDVGGAAMLGDKIYGVISFGGADACQRPATILDVCEYKEWIRRKTGLK